The following coding sequences are from one Paenibacillus tundrae window:
- a CDS encoding sensor histidine kinase, translated as MKPRGIVFKLFVANLVFYIVFFAAVVAGHFWFFERFYQHERTTELGKKLASFASDYTQQKWPAEKTPTVMGSFITQNHVQMAILDTDGEVRYDNPFRIQLSTDAGQPLSIAVSFFPDMSALTAYGLQPGDRITVQGEYYVEQGHSLFSPYVIRKNGSPEVGSLPYNANREGVIEVSGTIDSLLLPAPGQWNNREGIMAAALKVWFPLPAEYNEQVNRGEAFHMEWKEPISGVHNLVFVQPILRDGKVIEYLFALTPLTQLGEAFGALEVYYAFFSITGALLLIVVLSFLFSKMVSRPLLQLNRNAARMAKLDFTAISSIESKDELGSLSESLVSLSSNLDRTLKELQLTNEKLVLEMEYKSKMEELQKRFVSDASHELKTPISVVKGYAEGLLDQIAENKRERYIRTILREADRMEKLVLDMLELTRLEAGAVKLHGELFSVNELALESMEKMKQLAKAKRMEIQIQGDRNVHAWADPEKIEQVLLNYLSNAIRNGTEGSPIQILIQHDVQKQNVCVSVENEGSTIAEHELSLIWDRFYREEDARSRQAGGTGLGLSIVKEIMQLHQQSYGAVNTPNGVRFYFTLNVPLEG; from the coding sequence ATGAAGCCAAGAGGCATTGTATTTAAGCTGTTTGTGGCAAACCTGGTATTCTATATCGTTTTCTTTGCAGCAGTTGTGGCCGGGCATTTCTGGTTCTTCGAACGTTTCTACCAGCATGAGCGAACGACTGAACTCGGTAAAAAGTTAGCCTCCTTCGCTTCGGATTACACCCAGCAGAAATGGCCTGCTGAGAAGACACCAACCGTTATGGGCAGCTTCATTACGCAAAATCATGTGCAAATGGCGATTCTGGATACAGACGGAGAGGTTCGTTACGATAACCCGTTCCGCATTCAACTGAGTACAGACGCAGGGCAGCCGTTATCCATTGCAGTCTCCTTTTTTCCGGATATGTCCGCATTGACGGCATATGGCTTGCAGCCTGGCGATCGCATAACGGTACAGGGAGAGTACTATGTGGAGCAAGGGCATTCGTTATTCTCTCCCTATGTCATTCGTAAGAATGGCTCCCCTGAAGTAGGATCACTACCGTATAATGCGAATCGAGAAGGCGTTATCGAGGTGAGCGGAACGATTGATTCTCTATTGTTGCCAGCACCCGGACAGTGGAATAACAGAGAAGGCATTATGGCTGCTGCGCTTAAGGTATGGTTCCCTCTGCCAGCCGAGTATAACGAGCAGGTGAACCGGGGAGAAGCGTTTCATATGGAGTGGAAGGAGCCCATTAGCGGGGTACATAATCTCGTGTTTGTCCAGCCCATCCTACGTGATGGTAAGGTGATCGAGTATTTATTTGCATTAACACCGTTAACCCAGCTTGGCGAGGCATTTGGCGCACTTGAAGTGTATTATGCCTTTTTCAGTATTACCGGGGCGTTGCTGCTTATTGTGGTTCTTTCGTTTTTATTCTCCAAAATGGTCTCGCGCCCGCTATTACAGCTGAACCGAAACGCGGCACGTATGGCGAAGCTTGATTTCACTGCGATCTCTTCTATTGAAAGTAAAGACGAACTGGGAAGTCTGTCAGAGAGCTTGGTCAGCCTTTCTTCGAATCTGGATCGCACATTGAAGGAACTTCAATTGACGAATGAGAAGCTAGTACTGGAGATGGAATACAAGAGTAAAATGGAAGAGTTGCAAAAGCGCTTTGTTTCCGATGCATCTCATGAGCTCAAGACACCGATTAGTGTGGTGAAGGGGTATGCCGAAGGGCTTCTGGACCAGATCGCCGAAAATAAAAGAGAGCGATACATCCGTACCATTTTACGAGAAGCGGATCGGATGGAGAAATTAGTGCTAGACATGTTGGAGCTTACTCGGCTGGAAGCCGGAGCAGTGAAGTTACATGGTGAGTTATTCTCGGTGAATGAACTTGCATTAGAGTCCATGGAGAAGATGAAGCAGCTTGCGAAGGCGAAGCGCATGGAGATTCAAATTCAGGGAGATCGGAACGTGCACGCTTGGGCGGATCCCGAGAAAATTGAACAGGTACTCCTGAACTATCTCAGTAATGCTATTCGTAACGGTACGGAAGGAAGCCCAATTCAGATTCTTATCCAGCATGATGTACAGAAGCAGAATGTCTGTGTATCGGTAGAAAATGAGGGGTCAACTATTGCAGAGCATGAATTATCCCTGATATGGGATCGTTTCTATCGGGAAGAGGATGCTCGCAGTCGCCAAGCAGGGGGAACCGGTCTAGGATTATCCATCGTGAAGGAAATTATGCAATTACACCAGCAATCGTACGGGGCTGTGAATACGCCTAATGGAGTCAGATTTTATTTTACATTAAATGTTCCATTGGAGGGGTGA
- a CDS encoding GNAT family N-acetyltransferase yields MELRPITSITMDEFAQLGHFGYVSTRKLECSREETEIPYSYSVRLHLIDVDPPYVKEEMNDEEDLERYNQLVTMGYSYGVYVDQQLVALAIAEPQYWNNTLLIWHLQVHERHQRKGYGKILIDKMAELARDNGLRAVTVETQNTNVAAVQFYMQCGFQIEGIDLSLYSNNDTGSEEVALYMRRKIPQHE; encoded by the coding sequence GTGGAATTAAGACCAATCACATCAATCACGATGGATGAATTTGCTCAGCTCGGACATTTTGGATACGTCTCCACACGTAAATTGGAATGTTCAAGAGAAGAGACGGAGATACCTTACTCTTACTCCGTACGACTCCATCTCATTGATGTAGATCCGCCGTATGTGAAGGAAGAAATGAATGATGAAGAGGATCTGGAGCGATATAACCAGCTTGTTACAATGGGGTATTCGTATGGGGTATATGTCGATCAGCAGTTAGTAGCACTTGCGATTGCTGAGCCTCAATACTGGAATAATACGTTGTTAATCTGGCATCTTCAGGTTCATGAGCGTCATCAGCGGAAAGGGTACGGCAAGATTCTTATCGATAAGATGGCCGAATTGGCTAGAGACAACGGGTTACGAGCGGTGACGGTCGAGACGCAAAATACCAATGTAGCCGCTGTACAGTTCTATATGCAATGCGGATTTCAGATCGAAGGAATTGACCTCTCACTATACTCCAATAACGATACAGGAAGTGAAGAGGTCGCATTGTATATGCGTAGGAAGATTCCACAGCATGAATAA